The genomic region GGCCTGGAAGGCGAGTTGTTTCGACAAGTACTTGAGACCGGTGAGCCGGTGGTGCGGCCGGAGGTAGACGTGCCGGTACAGCGCAACGGCCAGCCGGACACCGAAATCCATAAGATTGTGCTGACGCCGGTCCGGGACAGCGCCGGGAAGGTCGTCGGGATTCTGTGCGCCGGCTATGACATCACCTCCGAAGTACAGCTCCGCCAGAATGCCGAAGAACGGGAACGGCTTCTGCAGCAGACCAAAGACCAGCTGGATGTGGCCATCAACGCCGGTCGGGTCGGCGTGGCGCACTGGGACGTTCAGCAGAACATCATCACCTGGAGCCGCGAACAGGAAGCGATCTACGGCCTGGAAGAAGGCGAGTTCGACGGCACCATGGAGCATTTCATTCAGTTTATCCTGCCCGAGGATATGCCCGCCATTCAGGAGGCCAATGAAAAGGCCATCACTGAAAAAACGGACTACAAGGTTCAGTTCCGCATCCGGCGAAAAGACGGCGCCATCCGGTGGGTCGAGAGCCGCAGCCGGAACCTCTACAACGAAGCCGGTGAACTGGTGTACGTGACGGGCACTAATACCGACATTACCGAACAGACCGAGGCCGCCCGGCAGCTGGAACTCCGGGAGGCCCAGTTTCGCAGTACGTTCGAAAACGCGGCCGTCGGCATCGCCCACGTGGGCCTGGACGGCAACTGGCTGGCGGTCAACGACCGGCTTTGTCAGATTGTCGGCTACACCCGGGACGAACTCCTGCGGTCCAGCTTTCAGGAAATTACCCACCCGGACGATCTGCATACCGATCTGGAATATCTGCACGACGTGCTGAAGGGCAAACGAGCGACCTATTCCCTCGAAAAGCGCTATTTCCACAAGAACGGAGCCCTGATCTGGATCAATCTGACGGTCGCCCTGATGTGCCACCCCGACGGCTCGCCCGCTTACTTTATTTCGGTGGTCGAAGACATTTCGGCGCGCAAAAAGGCGGAAGAAGCCCTCAGGGAAAGCGAAAACCGCTTCCGGCTCATCGCCGAAACGCTGCCGCAGATGGTCTGGATGGCCGACGCCAACGGCAAGCCGGAATACAGCTCGAAACAGTGGGAAAGGTATTCGGGGCTGCCCACGCTACAACCCGGAAACTGGCAGAAAATCCTCCATCCGGATGACCAGCCGATGGTGGCAGAGAAATGGGCCGCCGCCTGGGCGAAGGGGGAGGGGTTCGTTTACGAAGCGCGGCTGCGCCACCACAGCGGACAGTACCGCTGGCATCACTGCTATGCCTTCCCCATCCGGGACGCGGAGGGCGTGATCATCAAATGGCTGGGGGCCGACGCCGATATTCACGACCAGAAGTTGTTTGCCGAGTACCTCGAACAGAAGGTGGCCGAGCGCACCCGCGAGCTGCAGCAGGCCAACAGCGAATTGCTCCGTTCCAACGAATACCTCCAGCAGTTTGCCTACGTGGCTTCCCACGACCTGCAGGAGCCGTTGCGCAAAATCCAGTCGTTCGGCGATATTCTCGAAGCCCGGTACGGCGAGCTGGTGGGCGAGGACGGCCGGACCCTGCTGAGTCGGATGCAGGCCGCCTCGCAGCGGATGTCGGAGCTGGTGCGCGACCTGCTGACCTATTCGCAGCTGACGACCCGGCAGCGGCCTTTCCGGTCGGTGTCGTTGCGGCAGGTGGTGGACGGGGTGCTTTCTGACCAGGAGCTGCGCATCCGCGAGCTGGCCGCGCAGGTCGAGCTGGCTCCGCTGCCGGAGATTCACGGCGATGAGATGCAGATGCAGCAGTTGTTTGGCAACCTGATCGGCAACGCGCTGAAGTACGTGCTGCCCGGCGTGCGTCCGCACGTCACCATCGCGTGTGAGCCGGTCGCCTTTGCCGACATTCCGGCCGAGGTGCTGCATTCGTCGCTGGTGTCGCCCGACGCCCACGAGGACCAGCACACCCAGACGTTCTACCGGATCAGCGTGACCGACAACGGCATCGGTTTTGAGGAAAAGTACCTCGACCGGATTTTCCAGATGTTCAGTCGGCTGGTGGGCAAGACCCAGTACGAAGGCAGCGGCATGGGGCTGGCGATCTGCAAGCGGGTGGTAGACAATCACCACGGCTACATCACGGCCCACAGCCGCCCCGGCGAAGGGTCCACGTTTGTGATTTATCTGCCGGTTTGAGGGTGCCCGGAGGCGAGCGTTTCGATGCCCGCTAAAACCCGTTTTGCCGGTTCGTCGGGACCGGGATGCCGGATGCGAGCACGGCTCACCCCACCATATCCGCCAGTCCTCGGAACAGGTTCAGCGGGTACTCTGCCCAGCGATTGCACAGATACAGATACCATTCTTTGCCATACACGACGTAGATTCGGCACTTATAGCCTCTGTCCCTGTACAGGCCAAGCTCTTCGTTGCCGATGCCGAGCAATCGTTCGAGAACATAGTTGGTCGGTCGATACGTATCGATCAGCGAAACGGTCGCTTCGTGGATTTTCTCGTGGTGGGAGGCAATGGAGCAGGGATGATTTTTCGACAAGAGCTGGTCGACATAAGCCAGATAACTGTCGTCGAGTTCAGGACCTCTCGGCATGGAAGCTCCCACCGGCGTATTGTACGCTCCCTTCACCAGGCGGATACTCCCCGGCAATTGAACCAGCTCCTTGAAATCGTCCTTCGTTCGGAAAAGGTACGCCTGCAGGGTAATGCCCAGATTGGCATGGGTTTTCAGCGTTTCTTTGTAAAGATCAAGGATGGCGTCGGTCCGGTCGGTGCCTTCCATGCTGATGATGACCTCCTGTCCGGCCTGGGCCGCTTCAAGGCAGATTCGTTCGAGGTTCTGCCGGGCCAGTTCCTTCGATACCAGCAAGCCGATATGCGATAAGTCCAGCGATATGGACGAGTGGAGGTTCCCGGTGCGCACGGCTTTCGCCAGGTTCACAAATTCATCCGTGGCGTCGCTGGCCTCTTTTTCGTTCCGGATGCTCTCGCCCATGTAGTCCGTGGTTACGGAAAAGCCAAGACGATTCAGGTTTTTTATGGAAACAACCGCTTCCTCCAGCGATTCGCCGCCGATGTAGCGGTCCGCGGCCTTTTTCAGCGTTTGGAAAAGTTTGTCGTTGGTTAGCAGAAAGCGTTTGGCTTCTTCATTTAAAGCCGCTTTTTTCAAAGCTTCTGCCCCGATCTGTAATAAGTTATCCACCTTTCGTTCAGCGTTAAAAGTTAAATGGCCTTGCCTAGAGTGCATAAAGATACGCACGTCGCGCCGCCCTGAGGACGCTACGTACCCGAGGCAAGTTATGTCGACGCGGTAAAACCGGGCCTGAGGGCTGTTGAGAATGCGTCATCCTCACGCCCGGCGTCTTCCCAAACTTCCCCCTTTTGTCTATCTTCACCCGCCCGAACCAACGGGTCCCGGTTTCGAGCCGGGTGCTAAACTATCCGAAAATTAGTATCAATCAAACGCCCGGAATGCCCTTCCGGGTTACGAAATGACTCCCGAACAAGCTTTCGCTGCCCTCAACCTTTCCCTGCCGCCCGCACCGAAACCGATGGGCGTGTACAAACCCTGCCTTATCGTCGATAACTTCATTTACGTCTCCGGCCACGGGACCGTCAAGGACGACGGCAGCCGCATCATCGGCAAAGTCGGCGTGGATATGGATGCCGACGAAGCCAAACTCGCCGCCCGGCAGGTCGGGCTGGCCATTCTGTCCACCCTCAAAGCAAATCTGGGCAGCCTCGACCGCATCAAACGGGTCATCAAGGTCCTCGGCATGGTCAACGCCACGCCGGATTTTGAGCGCCACCCGTACGTCATCAACGGCTGTAGTGAGCTGTTCCTCGCCGTATGGGGCGAAGAGGCTGGCGTGGGCGTCCGCTCCGCCGTGGGCTTCGGCTCGCTGCCCGAAAATATCCCGGTCGAGATCGAGGCGGTGTTTGAATTAAATTAATTGATGAATTGAATGAGCGGTCCGCCGCCGCTGTGATAGATTGGTAGCCGCCGGTCAGCGCAACGGCGGACTGCCTATCAATCATTCAATCATTCAAAATTCAGTCATTCAATTTCCATGTGGTACGAACTCACGAATCCCCAACAGATTGATTCGCCCGCGCTGCTGGTCTACCCCGACCGCATCGCCGGGAATATTCAGGTCATGCTCGACATGGTGAAGGGCGAGGCCGACAAGCTGTTTCCGCACGTCAAGACGCATAAAATGGACGAGGTGGTGGCCATGCAGGTGGATGCGGGCATCGACAAGTTCAAGTGCGCGACCATCGCCGAGGCCGAAATGCTGGCCGACACGGGCGCGCGCCACGTGCTGCTGGCCTACCAGCTGACCGGACCGAAACTGATCCGCTTCCGTGAACTGGTGACAGCCTATAACTGGGTGGAATGGGCGTCGCTGGTGGACAATGAAGGCTCGGCGGAGGAGCTGGCCGCTACTTTCGCCGACTCGCTGTACAGACCGATCGTGTACCTCGACGTCAACGTTGGCATGAACCGCACCGGCCACCCGGCCAACAGCGACCTCGAAAACCTCGCCCGCTGGCTGCACGACGACCCGCGTTTCGACTTCCGGGGCTTTCACGCCTACGACGGGCACCTCCGCGACCCGAATCTGTTCGTCCGGAAGGACCAGGCCGACGCCGGGCTGGCTCCGCTGGAGGCCATCATCGACCGCCTGGAGACCGAAACTGGCACCCGGCCCGCCCTGATCGTCGGCGGCACCCCCACGTTTTCGGTCCATTCCGACCGTCCGAACGCCTGGTGCAGCCCGGGCACCTGTTTGCTCTGGGACTGGGGCTACGACGACCTGCTGACCGAGCAGCCTTTCGACTGGGCCGCCGTGCTGATGACCCGCGTCATCTCGAAACCCGCTCCGGGCATCGTCACGACCGATCTGGGACACAAGTCGGTTGCCGCCGAAAACCCGCTGCCGAAGCGCGTCCGGTTCCTGAACCTGGAGAATTACGAAGTGATCGGCCAGAGCGAAGAACACCTCGTCCTGCGGGTGCCCAACGCGGAGGCTTTGCAGGTAGGCGACGTGCTTTACGGCATCCCGTACCACATCTGCCCGACGGTGGCGCTGCACGACGAAGTGCAGGTGGTCCGCGAAAACGAAGCCGTCGAGCGCTGGACAGTAGATGCGCGCCGCCGTCGGCTTACGTATTGAAATTAGTTTAGGGTTTATCGTTTAGGGTTGCTCCGCCAGGTCGGATTCAGCGGAGCAACCCTAAACGATAAACCCTAAACCCTAAACCATCACCTGCAAACCGTTCCCATGCGTACTTTTTCTCTCATCCTGTTCGCTTTTTTTGCGCTGGCTATGCAGTCGGCGAAACCTACCCGCATTATCTTTTTTGGTGATTCCATTACCCAGGCCGGGGTCGGTGCCGGCGGTTACATTACCCGGCTGAAAGACCGGCTGGCGAAGGAGAACAAAGCCGCCGATTACGAACTGATCGGCGCGGGCATCGGCGGAAACAAGGTGTATGACCTCTATCTGCGCGTCGAAGAGGACGTGATTGCCAAAAAGCCGGATGTGACGGTCATTTACATCGGCGTCAACGATGTCTGGCATAAAAGCAGCTACGGGACAGGCACCGATCCGGACAAGTTCGTGAAGTTT from Tellurirhabdus rosea harbors:
- a CDS encoding D-TA family PLP-dependent enzyme, translated to MWYELTNPQQIDSPALLVYPDRIAGNIQVMLDMVKGEADKLFPHVKTHKMDEVVAMQVDAGIDKFKCATIAEAEMLADTGARHVLLAYQLTGPKLIRFRELVTAYNWVEWASLVDNEGSAEELAATFADSLYRPIVYLDVNVGMNRTGHPANSDLENLARWLHDDPRFDFRGFHAYDGHLRDPNLFVRKDQADAGLAPLEAIIDRLETETGTRPALIVGGTPTFSVHSDRPNAWCSPGTCLLWDWGYDDLLTEQPFDWAAVLMTRVISKPAPGIVTTDLGHKSVAAENPLPKRVRFLNLENYEVIGQSEEHLVLRVPNAEALQVGDVLYGIPYHICPTVALHDEVQVVRENEAVERWTVDARRRRLTY
- a CDS encoding SGNH/GDSL hydrolase family protein translates to MRTFSLILFAFFALAMQSAKPTRIIFFGDSITQAGVGAGGYITRLKDRLAKENKAADYELIGAGIGGNKVYDLYLRVEEDVIAKKPDVTVIYIGVNDVWHKSSYGTGTDPDKFVKFYDALIRKIQASGSKIVLVTPAAIGERPDNSNQQDGDLNQYSRFIRELAAKYSLPLVDLRKTFMDYNLKNNAQNAEKGILTTDRVHLNETGNQMVADEMYRVIIKS
- a CDS encoding PAS domain-containing sensor histidine kinase → MNSTSRPIAARGEPDGLESYHLLLQLPNPILLLKGEACIITLINQPLLDVWGRTREAVQDKSYFEVFPARRSGLEGELFRQVLETGEPVVRPEVDVPVQRNGQPDTEIHKIVLTPVRDSAGKVVGILCAGYDITSEVQLRQNAEERERLLQQTKDQLDVAINAGRVGVAHWDVQQNIITWSREQEAIYGLEEGEFDGTMEHFIQFILPEDMPAIQEANEKAITEKTDYKVQFRIRRKDGAIRWVESRSRNLYNEAGELVYVTGTNTDITEQTEAARQLELREAQFRSTFENAAVGIAHVGLDGNWLAVNDRLCQIVGYTRDELLRSSFQEITHPDDLHTDLEYLHDVLKGKRATYSLEKRYFHKNGALIWINLTVALMCHPDGSPAYFISVVEDISARKKAEEALRESENRFRLIAETLPQMVWMADANGKPEYSSKQWERYSGLPTLQPGNWQKILHPDDQPMVAEKWAAAWAKGEGFVYEARLRHHSGQYRWHHCYAFPIRDAEGVIIKWLGADADIHDQKLFAEYLEQKVAERTRELQQANSELLRSNEYLQQFAYVASHDLQEPLRKIQSFGDILEARYGELVGEDGRTLLSRMQAASQRMSELVRDLLTYSQLTTRQRPFRSVSLRQVVDGVLSDQELRIRELAAQVELAPLPEIHGDEMQMQQLFGNLIGNALKYVLPGVRPHVTIACEPVAFADIPAEVLHSSLVSPDAHEDQHTQTFYRISVTDNGIGFEEKYLDRIFQMFSRLVGKTQYEGSGMGLAICKRVVDNHHGYITAHSRPGEGSTFVIYLPV
- a CDS encoding proline dehydrogenase family protein, whose product is MDNLLQIGAEALKKAALNEEAKRFLLTNDKLFQTLKKAADRYIGGESLEEAVVSIKNLNRLGFSVTTDYMGESIRNEKEASDATDEFVNLAKAVRTGNLHSSISLDLSHIGLLVSKELARQNLERICLEAAQAGQEVIISMEGTDRTDAILDLYKETLKTHANLGITLQAYLFRTKDDFKELVQLPGSIRLVKGAYNTPVGASMPRGPELDDSYLAYVDQLLSKNHPCSIASHHEKIHEATVSLIDTYRPTNYVLERLLGIGNEELGLYRDRGYKCRIYVVYGKEWYLYLCNRWAEYPLNLFRGLADMVG
- a CDS encoding RidA family protein — translated: MTPEQAFAALNLSLPPAPKPMGVYKPCLIVDNFIYVSGHGTVKDDGSRIIGKVGVDMDADEAKLAARQVGLAILSTLKANLGSLDRIKRVIKVLGMVNATPDFERHPYVINGCSELFLAVWGEEAGVGVRSAVGFGSLPENIPVEIEAVFELN